The Salvia miltiorrhiza cultivar Shanhuang (shh) unplaced genomic scaffold, IMPLAD_Smil_shh original_scaffold_302, whole genome shotgun sequence genome window below encodes:
- the LOC131003962 gene encoding 3-isopropylmalate dehydratase small subunit 1-like: MAAAAAISTPPTFNLSSGNPNSSSLPHLKLTSCNVNPSISYSQSLKLDRNSRFLTAATASPSSAVNGTNSFHGLCYVVGDNIDTDQIIPAEYLTLVPSNPDEYEKLGSYALIGLPASYGARFIEPGATKTKYAIVIGGDNFGCGSSREHAPVALGASGVAAVVAESYARIFFRNSVATGEIYPLESEGRLCDECTTGDVLTIELGESKLINHTTGKEYKLKPIGDAGPVIEAGGIFAYARKAGMIPSRDA; this comes from the coding sequence ATGGCGGCCGCTGCAGCGATCTCAACACCACCCACTTTCAATCTCTCCTCCGGAAACCCTAATTCTTCTTCTCTGCCCCACCTCAAGCTCACCTCCTGCAATGTCAATCCATCAATCTCCTACTCCCAATCCCTCAAGCTCGACCGTAATTCCCGATTCCTAACCGCCGCCACCGCTTCCCCGTCCTCCGCCGTTAACGGTACCAACTCATTTCACGGTCTGTGCTACGTCGTCGGAGACAACATCGACACCGACCAAATCATCCCCGCCGAGTACCTTACCCTCGTCCCTTCCAACCCCGACGAGTACGAAAAGCTTGGCTCCTACGCCCTAATCGGACTACCCGCCTCATACGGCGCCCGATTCATCGAACCCGGGGCCACTAAAACAAAGTACGCAATCGTTATTGGCGGCGATAACTTCGGCTGCGGCTCGTCCCGTGAGCATGCTCCCGTGGCGCTGGGAGCATCCGGcgtggcggcggtggtggcggaaTCGTACGCCAGGATCTTTTTCAGGAATTCGGTCGCCACCGGAGAGATTTATCCGTTGGAATCGGAGGGGAGATTGTGCGACGAGTGCACGACTGGGGATGTGCTGACTATCGAGCTTGGTGAGAGTAAGCTCATCAATCATACCACGGGGAAAGAGTATAAGTTGAAGCCCATCGGGGATGCCGGCCCTGTCATCGAGGCCGGTGGGATCTTCGCATATGCCAGGAAAGCTGGGATGATCCCTTCTCGCGATGCCTGA